From the Corythoichthys intestinalis isolate RoL2023-P3 chromosome 15, ASM3026506v1, whole genome shotgun sequence genome, one window contains:
- the slc22a3 gene encoding solute carrier family 22 member 3 yields the protein MADFSHILAQMGDFGPFQKKLVLLCSIPLIPFSFALAGSVFLSMTPDHWCAFPEAKRLLNECGWTQAHVMEYTIPRSGESFCHCERFEMNLSRWTCDDVYQHLVSKEAQVAPCNGEWEFNSSHSTIVSEFSLVCNMSWKAGLNHIMLRSGLLFSGFITGHMSDRFGRKPCFIGFMFFLGIAGVGVMLSPWYPLLLLFRFLQGFFERGAWTSGYVLLVEFVGPNYRKFVALMTSLFYDMGMVALPGLAYFISSWRTLQLILTLPWFLFIPYYWMVPESPRWLLAQRRNSEAMKIVAKVAKCNGRTLSQNLEEVTHLEKRSTAHPLSLLVLVKTPVLRQNTLILIYIWFSAGFVFHGLILHQVEAEKNLYLEFLVPSAMRFPVGFIIYMMVDRVGRRHFLAGTCLIGGIYCFAAPFIFTEHTWGKNAMKTIINMALSALLKTLFFANAELYPTNLRNLGLTVCSSSFDVAIMAAPFLHHWLTDIWPELPFCIYGVITVVNCGLVTLLPETKGVVLPDTVDEMEDLRRKENQSTEESFSMACVGGVARSQHPSV from the exons ATGGCGGACTTTAGCCACATTCTTGCTCAAATGGGAGACTTCGGGCCATTCCAGAAGAAACTGGTTTTGCTCTGTTCCATACCGCTGATCCCGTTCTCTTTTGCCTTGGCGGGGTCGGTTTTCCTTAGCATGACTCCAGATCACTGGTGCGCCTTCCCGGAGGCCAAGCGTCTCTTGAATGAGTGCGGCTGGACACAGGCGCACGTGATGGAATACACCATTCCCCGTTCAGGAGAGTCCTTCTGCCACTGCGAGAGGTTTGAGATGAACCTGAGTCGATGGACGTGCGATGATGTGTACCAACATCTGGTCTCCAAAGAGGCTCAGGTGGCACCTTGTAATGGCGAATGGGAATTCAATTCAAGCCATTCCACAATTGTTTCGGAG TTCTCCTTGGTTTGTAATATGTCATGGAAGGCTGGTCTCAATCACATCATGCTGAGATCTGGACTCCTCTTCAGCGGGTTCATCACTGGCCACATGTCAGACAG ATTTGGCAGGAAGCCGTGTTTTATCGGCTTCATGTTTTTTCTCGGTATCGCCGGCGTGGGCGTCATGCTGTCGCCGTGGTACCCACTGCTGCTGCTGTTTCGTTTCCTTCAAGGATTTTTTGAAAGGGGAGCTTGGACATCAGGCTACGTTCTGT TGGTAGAGTTTGTTGGACCAAACTACCGAAAATTTGTGGCACTGATGACCAGCTTGTTCTATGACATGGGCATGGTGGCTCTGCCGGGCTTGGCGTACTTTATATCTTCTTGGAGGACTCTGCAACTCATCCTGACGCTACCCTGGTTCCTCTTTATCCCTTACTACTG GATGGTTCCTGAATCGCCACGCTGGCTCTTGGCTCAAAGGAGGAACTCGGAGGCCATGAAGATTGTGGCCAAGGTTGCCAAGTGCAATGGGAGAACATTGTCGCAAAACCTTGAAGAG GTGACTCATCTGGAGAAGAGAAGTACAGCCCATCCTTTATCACTTTTGGTCTTGGTTAAGACACCCGTCCTCAGGCAGAACACGCTCATCTTAATTTATATCTG GTTTTCAGCTGGTTTTGTGTTCCATGGCCTGATTTTGCACCAAGTGGAGGCTGAAAAGAACCTCTATTTGGAATTCTTAGTGCCTTCGGCAATGAGGTTCCCTGTGGGCTTTATAATATACATGATGGTCGACAGAGTCGGCCGACGCCACTTTCTGGCTGGTACCTGTTTAATTGGCGGCATCTACTGCTTCGCCGCACCCTTTATTTTCACAG AGCATACCTGGGGGAAAAATGCCATGAAGACCATCATTAATATGGCTCTTTCTGCATTGCTGAAGACGCTCTTCTTTGCAAATGCGGAATTGTATCCCACCAATTTGAG AAATCTGGGCCTGACGGTGTGTTCATCATCCTTTGATGTTGCAATCATGGCTGCTCCATTTCTGCACCATTGGCTGACAGACATCTGGCCTGAGCTTCCCTTTTGCATCTACG GGGTCATAACAGTGGTCAACTGCGGTTTGGTAACATTGTTGCCAGAGACGAAGGGAGTTGTGCTACCTGACACTGTTGATGAAATGGAGGATCTAAGAAG AAAAGAAAACCAATCCACAGAAGAAAGCTTCTCAATGGCATGCGTAGGGGGAGTTGCAAGATCTCAGCATCCTTCTGTTTGA